The following are from one region of the Salvia hispanica cultivar TCC Black 2014 chromosome 1, UniMelb_Shisp_WGS_1.0, whole genome shotgun sequence genome:
- the LOC125208050 gene encoding uncharacterized protein LOC125208050 → MTWRRSMNNVIHMPKAFWIGRLEKHTSSFVVQLHKSKQHRAMDNNNESSPATSGSKTHGTRGVWMGADGRPDGPKVQHGPSATVDGVIAGAQGGMQGWMPGNAGVGRYAPDAAADATIDDRDDASMAGRDAARDAGVSGGDHGLSSHS, encoded by the exons ATGACATGGAGAAGGAGCATGAATAATGTGATTCATATGCCAAAGGCGTTTTGGATCGGGAG ATTAGAGAAGCACACAAGTTCTTTTGTTGTACAGCTGCACAAGTCAA agcaacatcgagcgatggacaacaacaacgagtccagtccGGCGACGAGCGGATCTAAGACCCACGGTACCCGTGGGGTTTGGATGGGGGCAGATGGGCGGCCAGATGGGCCAAAGGTACAACATGGACCGTCGGCAACAGTTGATGGGGTTATTGCGGGCGCGCAGGGGGGGATGCAGGGGTGGATGCCGGGCAACGCCGGGGTGGGGAGGTATGCCCCAGATGCCGCAGCAGATGCTACAATAGATGATAGGGATGATGCCAGTATGGCAGGGAGGGATGCAGCCCGGGATGCAGGGGTCTCCGGGGGGGACCACGGTCTATCGTCccactcttga